The Cheilinus undulatus linkage group 21, ASM1832078v1, whole genome shotgun sequence region ACCATAAGGtttttggtcacctctcttactaaggcccttttcctccgattgctcagtttggctgagctcttggaagagtcctggttttttccatttgaggccactgtgctctttaAAACCTTGAGTGCAACAAAGAATTGTGGCCTTTCCCAGAtttgtgcctgtcaacaatcctgtatctgagctcctttgacctcatgtcttggtttttactctgatgttcattgtcagctgtaataacaattgaaaaaagtgaagaggaCTGAATACTTTTGAATGCACTATATATTCTTAATATCTATCTAAATTTATTTCTTATGTTTTCTCTCTTGGTTGCCATTTCAGCGGACTGTGAAATAGAAAGAGCGTTCAGTCCCCCCAGTGTATTGAAGAAGGCTGAGGCGGGGTCTGCTCTTCTCGCCAACCCTGCCCCGACTCCTCCCATCCCAAACCCTGCCCCTGTGGCTCAGGAACCCCCTTGGCACAAGACTCCTTTCTCCAACAGTCGGGGTCATTCCAAACCTCCACCCCTCCCAGTTCTTCGTTTCCCCAGGGTGAGTAAGGGGTGCTGTTAAGGTGGAAGGAGTAGGTAGGGTTACTTTCTTTAGCTCAAGGTGCATACACTAAGTGCCAATTTCCATATCCTCCGCCTGCGTCATGATCCGCTCACAAAGTGCGCTGCAGAGCCAATCTCAAGTGCAACTTTGCTCTGCTGGAGATATAAGGCAGGTCTATTTTTAGCGCCAGACGCTGCCAAACATAGAGCAGACTgatccaaacagccagaaaaatgcaaaaaacatctGTTCAGCTTCAAagtacaacacaatgcatggattCTTGATAGTAAATGATCACTtcatcaacattacatctcatccatCATAATGTACTCATCCATGGTGGATGCAATAAAACCAAGGAATcatgttaaaatgaatgaaaaatcaaCCCCAGCaaggcaaaataatccactgttgacatactatccTGGCATGAACCCGTAGTTAACATGAGCCCTCTCGTCTCTAGCTGCTCAGGGCTACAGGGCGCTGTGTAGCGCTCCAGACTCACTTTCAGTGTGCAAGGTCGCTTACCTTCAGTCAGAGCAAAACCAATGTGCGTCGGATTGCGGCACGGTGGAGGATGTGGAGATTGGAAATAAGAAGTCTCGGCAGAAGagtaaacattgttttttgctGAGGTAACATCAGTGTTTGGGTCATTGAAGTCTGGTGGCTTCAATGACCCAAAATGAACCAAAATGAACAAGGTTTTGATTTTTGGACCCTGATAAATAAAGACACTCTCCATAAATCACTcaaaaaccaacatttttgtgtcacagatgaattttattttttttgtaggtGAAAACAGTGGCCTTCTGGTGTTATGCTGTCAGCTatttgcaaagcattctgggatcacttGCAGCATCGACCAGGAAGCgcattttttaagattattttttgggcatatttatctttattttgataggacagctgaaaagagaaaagagacagTGTATAGAAGGCCATaggaagtgcacttttaacagcttttcaccctcattAACAGATTCATCCATGCAAGCAAAAAATCAGCTTACTGTTAAATAAACACATCTtatggagttcagttaaagTTGAACAGAGTCTTTGATTCAAACCAAGAAGTGAGCCACAGAGGTGGTCAGCACACCTGGCCTCTGCTTCACATGGAAATGCAGAGTGGCGCCACAATGTTAAAGGGTCACATTATGCAGGTGAGCTTTGGCAATTTAACTCACAATTAATAGTAGAGAATATTTTTTGTCAGCAAAGTGAGCAGCAGAAAGAAtgtgaatgagatacagcaacagaaggGCAGCTTCCAGGGGCAGTTTGTGCTGTATTATGTATTGGTAAATATATTAGcggtcattttttttttttttttatcaatcttgacattttaatgcaaaaattctacatattgtagctTGAGCTCAAACATGTACCCAGGTCCTTACTGTTATGTTATCAGACTTTAAGCATAAAAAGCTGAAAGCCTCCTTTAACCTTCACCATGGTCACTTTTCTGCTTTTATGGAAATGTATCTTTTTGTGAAGCTGCATCTTTGTCTCCCTCTAGAGGACTTAAAGGGTATTTTCTCCACCTCACTGAATCCACACTGTGTTGTCCTGTCTCTCCAGAGCATCGCTGTGCACCAAAATCTTGAGCATCTACATCATGACTCAGTCTCTGGCTTTTCCTCACCTGTTGACAGGTAACACACAAGACTAATACATATATCCTACTTCATAAACGAAATAAAACTACATCACTCTGAAACTCAACCCTCACTAAAGGGTGCCAGGTTTCACTTAATTGTGTTGTGCTGTGCTCACCTTGTTTCTTATGTCTTTCTGCAGCTACGCCTCTGATGTAACTTCAGGTTTGAGTGACTGCAATGATGGCCAATCAGACAAGAGCACCAAGGAGCTGACCGACCAGGAAGCTGCAAAACAGTTTAAGAAGAGAGCGAGGGCTCGACTCAAAATAACAGGGGTGAGGACCTGAGCTAAAGTTGCCATAACATCTATACATTATGTGTATATTTGTCTATATGTACACATTTCTTTGCATTACCcttgtgtgtgtaaatgtgtgtgtgcttatTTAGGTGTCAGAGCTGCAGGACCGTGTGGTCGAGTGTCAGCTGCAAACTCATGACAGCAAAATGGTGACGTTCAAGTTTGACCTGGATGGGGACAATCCGGAGGACATTGCCTCTGTGATGGTGAGTGCTGATGACCAATCACAGCATTAATCGGtctaatttgacatatttaagTGTGACCATCATATTCAGAGGTACAGACTGGAAACTGGTTCCTTCTTGCATCAATGACAGAATATCTACGTGTTATGATGCCACCAAAACAGTCTGGAAAAGGGATTGTAGCAAAAGttatttctttttgtcattttagccATGTAATTGAGCCTTCGCTAAGCCCCACCCTAAAACCGCCACCATCCAATGCTAGGTTAGCAAATGTGACTATGCATGGAGGCCTGATAAGCTCTTAGCAGACCCGGTGAGCTTAAGGGGCCTCCAAATCTTTACAGTAATGTGTTGAATTTTAAACTTTCACAAAGCCAAAAAACAAGAGGAGGCACTTCAAGATATGAATGAAACAGTGTGGAAGACTGAGACTGCATGATTTAGTTAGCATATGGCCAACCTTAACACACGCTAACTCCACATTCACTTAAAATGTAATCATATCTTAAGTTACTCTGCTGTGCAAGAgcaatgtttcatgttttgtctCGATGGGTCACTTCTGTCCGAGTTCTGACCGGAGTCACACACTGTAAAAACCAAGCCTGATAGTAAACCTGAGCTGTCGTTTCCCTGGTACAGCCTGCCTGTTAACACAGATTACACATGATCAGACTGTGAAAATGGCTATTGAAAGTCATTATTTTACCTATCTGTCTGTCAGTTGTTTAACAACCATAATGAAAAACGCGATCAGCTGTTTCTTACATACATACCGTCCGTTaccaggtcaggtttttaaactttgaacttttggtatcctaccCGTTACCTAAACCCATACCCTAAACCTAAATGAAAATTTAATCtaataatatttcaaaagtttttgcatgtatttccattctaaCACAGATGCCATCTCAGATagatggtctgtgagagtggcagtTAGTGGTGTATGgtctatagcagtggttctatAGATGTGTGCcctgaaaaaaaatgtcccaAATCGTCTATGAGACTATACATAACCTGCATGTTTTGTcctatttcattgttttgttacataTTTTGTACTGTCAGGCCCAAGCCCTATTAttcttttattaaatacatctgattgatgataaatctccaaaatttgggtcacaattctcCTTGAGAAGTTGATGCTGGGTCCTGTGACCcaaccagtttagaaccactggtctagagaaAGACTTAGACTTATTTCAGATAATTTCCATCTTATTTTGGTCAGAAGAAACTGTAGATTGCTTAGCTATAcgtattcacattcattttgaatcatattttcaGAATTATCCTCACATTTTCGTCCTCAGATCCACAGAGACTTCATTCTTCCATCAGAGCGACAGGGATTTATCTTCAGAATGTATGACATCATAAACAGGGCGGAGTCTATGATAAATCAACAGCAGCTCGCAGACAGTGACAAGTCATCCCAGCAGACGGCCTCCACGCTGCCAGAGAACACGGTAAgtttgagtgtttgtgtgtgctaaGCAAAGTTTTCCTCTTGAatcttcaaatgtttttgtagcctgATGAACATAAACATCCTTTGGCACAGCAGGCACAGTGACATCTAGTGGTTGTAGAAATTATAGCAGCCTTGTATGGCTTACAAAGTAAGTGCATGAATGCCAGAGTAAGAAGGTAACATTTTTCTTCTGGATGTTGCTTTGAAACAAGTGAAAATTATTCgctctattttttaaatattttctactCCTGCAATGTGAAAGGAGCTTTATTATTGTTAACAAAGTTATGTGTAAGTAATTTCACCTCAGGGCTCTGGTTTAAACTATTTCATCATGGCCACTTTAATCTTGATTGTAACCAAACTGCAAAGatagaaaaaatatttctacaaGATTGGAGAAACTTGACTGGGATGCCATCTAGTGGTCGGGGCATGGAAGTACAAGAAAACCAGCTGAAAATATACACATCTCCAGTTGACTGAAATACAAACCTTTGATTACTcaatctggcgtgccaggtgaGGTTCTATCACCTGTTACCAATGAACTTACTTACCTGTTGAGTGTTCCAGGTGTTTTCTCAGCATTCCATACATTTCCCAGTCTCTTCTAGACTCAGTACCAACTTTTTGCAATGCATTGCTGGTTTCAAAATTTAGAAAGTGTGTTAAATTTTTCCAAAATcaagtaaaactttatttaactttaCAGTAACGTGAACAGACGTCCCCtatttttacaatatttttacttttctcttTCAGCCAGTGGTAGCAACCAAAGGCCACGCCAGAAGTCCATCTACATCTTCACTTCCTggtaagggggggggggggggggctgcatTATGATGAAGTATTAAAAGGGCTTACAAAATAGTTGCTTGGATAGTTGCTACTATCAAAAAGGGATAATCACTAGACTCCTAAAAGTCACTTTAGATGAAgctgcatttttctgtttacttcCCATACATGAATATTCATCCACACACACCTCAGGTTGTCTGGCTGATCAATTATCTTCTTTCAGATCTTTCAGATACTGCAGACATTAACCCATCTCCCTTGAAGTCTGAAAATGCCTACACCAACTCTGAGGGCTCACCCACTGTCAGAGCACAGAGATCACAGTCCTTCCACACTTCATCAGGTACAAAAACAATCTGTTAATGCATCAACAAGCAGAGTcagatttttattgttgaattataatctcatattttgtttgctgcagtgttcattttggcaactatttttaattttagtctaagTCTTTAGATGAAgtgtctttaagttttagtcacttttaagaTGTCGGTAAATTCTCCAAACATTCTGGGCTTGATTTTGTGGCGTCCCTCCAGGAATCATTCTGGAGCCTCTATTGTTTCTATTTAAccttgtttaaaataaaaataacacaaaattcTGTTTAAGCTCCAATATTTCAGAtaattttcatcttttcttggttagaaaaaaaagatacaagATCAACGTTGCTACCGATAAGAAAACATACAGAGACATGTGAGAGTATTTATGTATACAAgtggataaaaaataaatatgcacaAGGAGAATAATTAATCTTACAATCATGTGATTTTGATGATGTTgaaacagaatattttaaatatgtaaGGATggtatttctatttttcattttcaaatgctGACACATGAAACTTTTTTCACAagtcccccctctctctctctctctctagcttCCTCCTATCAGCCTCCTCCATACCCTGCCCGTTACCCCCATCCAGACCCTGTCCTGCCTCGGTCCTCACCTCTTCCTACTCTTCCCTCGTACCAACTCCCAGCTCCCCCTTACCCCCCTTACCCCCTCTCAGCCCAGAGCTCCTCCCCTAGTCCCCCCCGAGTCCAAAGTAACCCTTCCCTCTTTACAACCCCAACTGCCCCCTcagctcctccacctccaccgcCACCGCCACCACCTCCTCCTGTTTCTCCTAAGTGGCCCCCTCCTGATCAACCTGTCTTCTCTCTGGCCAATGTGCTCTCTCTTGCCATGAGCATGGCACAgtccttcatccctccacctGGGACCCCAAACCAAGGGTTTAGCCCCAACCCTCATCCTATGTCACCCCCAGCTGTCCTCACTCCCCCCATGTCCCCAATGCTGGGTTCAAAGCTTCAGTCCCCAAGTCCTGTCCCTTTCTCTGCTCCCTACCCATCCCAGGCACCCTACACTCCACCCACCCCTGAAACAGGCTCCACCAACATCCAGAGGGGGGCACAAGCTGGCTGGACTCCAGACATACATCGACCAATATTGGAGCATCAAGAACAGGTAAGCCAAggttgaaattttaaaaagacttgtCAGATAAAGCGTTCGAGAGTCTGTCCTTTCACATAAGAGTCTTAGCCTCCAACAAGAACCAGATAGTAGAATGGCTTAGTTTCTCTTGACTTATTGGAGGCATCCATTTACTATATTACATGACCTCCCTAGATTTTCGGAGGATATCGATTTGTGTCGAGGAAACAGCAGGAGCTAGGTATAAATGCATTGGTATGCTAGGTATAAAATTAGCTCTCTTTTCATACTtcttcctccccatttttgtgTGTCCCACTGTTCCACAGTAgtgaccttttttttattgGCAAACCTGCAGTCTTTGGCCAGGTGGCTTTCTCCACCGCATCTGTAGCGTTTTCTAAAGTCCAGATTGGGGCTTCAGTCATGTGTCACTGACCTTGTTCACCAACCCCGACCCCTCAGCTCTGTTCCATTTACCAGTTTCTTTCTTGAGCCATGTAAATCCTCAGTGTCTCTGTTTGGCACCTCCATTGCTTATGCGAACTCGAGGGCTTTTTCAAAAGTCAGTCCGTCCTCCAACAGCAGCCTTTACTGTATCCTGTCTTCATTTATAGCACAGATCAAACAATCTTGCAGCATCATTGCCAACAAATTACCAAAGTTACAGTCCTGCGCCAGCTTTCTCAGTTTTGCCACATAACCACCCACACTTTGCCTATTACTCTGTTGCCCTCTGTTGGCACTAAGATGCAATAACATTTCACAATCATTTCATAGCACAGGGGAAGTTCctgaattatgatttttttatggcatcattttgaaccagtacacccaggaagtcttctgagaggtatcaaaaACAATTGGAGCAACGAtgtggcgtgcaaatcaacacagacagacatgccGCCAATTATAGTAGTAGGATTCAAGTCACCTCAGAAAGGAGTGGTTGACCCTTGACGTCTACATTCAGGAATGCCATGTCTACTTGTCAAACATTCATTTCCGGTACCTGatgttgtcattttattttatcctaTGGGGAAATGAGGGCTCTGTCGAACTGACCCTTTGCAAAGCCCCTGCCTAAAACAGCCACTGTCCAATCCTGTGCTAGCCAGTGCAACCATGCATGGGAGGCCTGTCAAGCTTTTAGCAGGTGTGCTTACAGGATCTGTAAATCTGACCGCCAGGTGAAAAATTTAGGGTTGAATTTCAATTTTCTGCTTTCACAACTCCAAAAAACTAAGGAGAGATGTTGAATATGGGTAAAACAGTGTGTCGGACAACATGAACAGTTTCATTCATCTAAGTTTTCTGGTGAATATCAGCTAGAACAGCTCTAAAAcatgatttcttttcttttcccataGGTGTCTGCCCCAGTTTCTTTGTCCCCCAGACTGTCACCCATAGAGGAGGGTAAGACAAACTTTCAAAGAGGTATTGTTAAGTTGAGAGTGAACACTTGCAAGAAGAGGATGATGACTAAAGACAATACAGTCAGAACTAGGGATGAGTATCGAAATCTGATACTGGCACATCTGATACCTATGGTACTGAATTACTAGACAGATGTCGATGCTTCATTTCAGTACCTGACCACCCCAACATAATTCCTGTAACTCCATAGGAAGGCATGAAATGcgttttatttttacatctgtTTCCTTTACTTATATGCTCCATTGGCATGTTATTTCTGAATTATTTATggaactgagacaacttttatTCCACTGCcgattttaaaaatgctttttgttCTCCTAAAGGTGTGGAATCAGGCACGGGTTAGGCACTGgcaccttttaaaaagtactgattGGGCAGCAGAAAAAACCTAGACCATACACAACCCTGGCCAGAACCCTGTTTAGATCTGTGTTACTCTGCTTATTATAAGGGAGGAGGCAAATATGGACACACTGCAAAAGATAGGTGCAACTTCATCTCTTTATGGTATTTTTTGTTATGCACCACATTAGAAGGACTCTAGACTGTCTgtatcaggcaaatccatcttgcaaagctctgacCCCCAGCGTTTATGGCAAACGGAAAACTGTTTGGACCATTTaacatcatttgaggagagcaaggcggtagctatgggcgggatttattcaaattcaaagccaacagacagaaaagatgttttcactcttctgacTTGCTTCGCTATAAGTTTGTGAGAGCTACAGAGGGGAGGGAGTTAGTCAAACTCACCTACAGAGGCAGATAAAgtggagaactttctggggaCCAGCCAAGTGGGGGCTCATGGAGCTCAGGAAAATGATAGTCCATTCtagagttaagctgtgataaccatatttggTTTTTGAAAGCATAAAATAGCCCTTTCCTTGGAACAGAATAATtagtgtttaaagtggcaaaaatgggttaacagaaaaattggcagaaagttgcaaaaaaaattgcttaaaacaggcagaaaaatggtgaaaatggcttAGAGGTGGCAaaccaaatgtaaaaaaaagtgaaagtgcaGTTAAGATTGGCAAAATGGCCGTAAGAAATGGTggaaatgggttaacagaggcaacatggTCAGAAAAacaagtggtggaaagggttcaGAAAGTGCATAATGGCTTGAATTAGGCAGAATGGTTGAAACAGGATTAAAGAGTGCAAAACTGGGtttaaataggcagaaattggttaaaatggaaTAAGGGTTAACAggcaaaaaatatgttaaaagtggcaccaaTGTATTAGCAGAGGCAAatatgggtcaaaagtggcagaaaagtggtgaaaattggttgaaaagtgtcaaaaatttgTGAATGGGGCAACTTTGTTGAAAAGTgcacaaaattgatgaaaattggtgaaaatgggtagaaaaaaaggttaaaaaagggttaaaagtggcaaaaaatgttcaaataggCACAAGATtaatgaaaagtagcaaaatagaCTGAAAAAGTGTTGATAAAAGGTttattgtggcaaaaatgtataaatgggGGCAAACTGGGTAAATagtgtgcaaaattgatgaaaagtggctactgaaagtagcaaaaatgggctgaaaaggtaTTTAAAGGTATTTAAATGTTAGCCCAGATGGCTTGCACCAATGCTGCTAAGTCAACACACTTTGATATcgtcaataaatcccaactggggacaGCCTATTATCTAGgtctgtcaggggcccagccaaatctgtgtcCTGGGGTTAGTTGTGGTGCAAGTAGATAAATACAATGGCtactagtggagtgattagctctgatgtagccacagcagcCACTGGACCACATAACCTCATTGAACCATATTAAAACAGGAGCAAAagccacactgaaaactttttatgATGGAGGTTGAGTTGCCGGTGTATCCAATGCTTTGGATGCTATTAGCTTGTATATAGCTTTAGTGTAGCGGCTGTTTAGTCAGAACTGCATCACATTTCTTATTAAAACAAAGTTCAGAGCGACACTAAAAACTTGTCCTAGCAGAGAAGATCGGCTATGGCATGAATTTTATTCACCAAGAGGCTCAACCATTCAGAAACTACAGCAGTattagcctgtcagctcaagttACTACCAGAGAAGCACACGCATGCAACCTcatttgtcttgttgctctgattggccgggaattaatgtgacaggcagaacgttTGTcaaatcaccttccaagaattttctgaaaagtccaacccttcccaaacactttgtagaGGAGGGTTCCTAGATAAATCCATGCAATGGAAATCAAACAGTCAATCTGGCATGTGAGGTAACACAAGAAGTAGAGCTGCCATCTCATTGAGAAACCACAATTAATCACAGTGGTAACCCTtcagattatttctttgattttccaCGCAGCACCACCTTCAGGATAAACAACATCTCTTCCTTCTCAGCTGGTGAGGCTTTGacttcttttctgttttgatcTTTCAGTGAGAAAACCTCCAATCTTCACCGTTGGCCGTTTTCAGGTGGCACCCTCCAAAGACATCCCTACTGTCCGCCATCAGGAGCCTCGGCCTCTTAGCCAAGCCACACCCACCGCACACTCTCCACCCCCCTCAATACCGGACCAATCAGAAAGCTCAGAGAGCAGCACAGAGAGTGAATCAGGAAGCAGCATGAACACAGTGACATTTGCCCCACCTTTGTGGTACCATCATAGCCCTGCGGagcagggagaggaggagagaagcaggagggagagggaggaagaggagaagaggaggagaggggggcgGAGGCTAAGTGTTAGCTCATGGGAGGGGACGGCTGGCAGCCCGGGGATGAGCGGTCAGTCGTGGAATCGCTCTGCATCCTACAACAGCTCTGACGAATCAGAGAGCGAGAATGAGGACATGTGGGTGGAACTCCAAGAGCTACGTGAAAGGTGATTGGTTGAGAGCTGAGATCCTTTCAATGAATGTGTTTCAGTCAATAAAGCAACCTCCAGTGCTTAGAAATCAGTAAATGTAAGCTAAAAAGTGCTGCAGTTCCTCTAGTGTCCACACGAGGCTTGTTGCAAAAGCCCAGAATCCCTAATTACACCCATACTAACATAGCAATTCCAGCATCGACAGGTTTACAGCTCCAATTCTGACCTGAGAAGCTTAcatttttcatataaaaataataatctgaaatattattttaagaATTATATTTCCCTTTTTGTGTGAGTTTGATGTGGTATTTCCTTGGCGTTCCCCTTGATACTGACTCTCTATGAAAAGGCTTCCCATGAACCATGTTCTAATCTTCCCTCTCTTATCCCAGACACCTGGCAGAGGTGAACAGCCTTCAGGTCAATCAGAAGCGAGAGATCGAGGAGCTGTATGTCAGGATGGGTAAAGTACCTCCCCCTGGCATCGTCCCTCCAGCCGCAATGCTGAACCACCGTCAACGACGCATCTCCAAGAGTGGAACCTACCCACCTTCACGCAAGAACAGCCTGCAAAGGCTGGAAGTGCCACCCCCTTCAGGTAGGAGGACAAAACACTGCCTGCACAGCACATCCcagctgtaaaaatgtattaGGTTAGGTTTTAATAACAATGTGAATTTTGTCTCAGGTATCATGAGGAAGAGCTCGGTCAGTGGCAGCAGCAGTGGATCTCAGGAGAGAGCAGGGAAAGGTGTGACCTTTGCCCCTGAGCACACATGCATGGTGAGATCAACAGGTCATTTTTACAACTCCAGATTCTGATCAAACATGGTCTCAGCATTAGTTTGAGAAGCAATGGATTGGACTCCAAAGCCCCCCAATAATCAAATGGCTGGTGCCACTTAGACTATGTATGTACTGTATTTTAGACACACCTGCCTTTGTTATCTTTGTTAGCTAGCTTCATTTCATATGCTTTCGTCTAATTAATGGGgaaacaaaaatcacaaattgACTCCTGACTTTTACTTTCAGTGAGAGAAAATGTGGAGCTTCTGACTGAAGTTGGTCAACGTTGGTTGATCAACGAAGAAAAAGGATAAAGAAGAGGAAACCTCCTGAACATATGCGTCACTTTATTCTACTACctacagaaatgtgaaatcccatccatccatcatctctacCTCTGATgttgatcccagctgtcactgagcGAGAGGTGGGATACAACCTGGACTGCTCTTCAGTAAACCACGGGGCTGATGCATAGAGAAAGATAGACATTCACTCTTGCACTCACTtctatgggcaatttagtcACCAATttacctaacaagcatgtctttggactttGGGAGGAATCTGGAGTGTACAAAGAGAAGCCACTGGAAGAACATACAAACTCCAAACAGAAAGACTGTCCAAGTGGGCTTTGAACCAGAAACCTTCCTGTGGTGAGGTGACACTGCAGTGCCGTGCAGCACACAAATATGGAAGtgttatattttattatgtttttaaagttgcttTTGACTTAAAAGGACTGAGAAACTCAGTAATCAGAAATTTAAACGCTCTGAATGAGCTGCAGAGCCTTTAGGCCAGATCACAATAGAGTCCTGCCCCGGCACAGATGAACTGCAAAAATGTTCAGGTTCAGGTATAAAATATGATAATGTAATTTCACGATTAGGGCACAagtaaaaatatacagaatgTGTCCGGGTAGGACGGAGTGAGCTCATATTTCTGGTAAACTTTTAACTGATCCGTTCATTCTTCAGAAcatgaatgaaaggatgaacGTAGTTCAGTCCGAAGCCACTGAACATCCGCTCATAAAGGAAAGaagatctggctgcagacctctacaatggagTGAACTCGACTGTGGGGCTGGAGGTATTTTAATAACCCAAGCAGGAACCAGAATGAAATACTGAATGAAGTATATTTTTCACTCACTGTCAGAGATTACAGTAAGAGGGTATTTTTctcaacagcagaattttatgaaaaaaacaaaaaaaaaaatagaaaatttatTGGGGCGGccggtgggggggggggggggggggggtaaaaaaGCACACCACAAACTATGGAAAACCCAAacggggttagggttaggaacCCAAACCAGACCATGAAGATTAAGGTCAGGGTAAGGGGGAAAGGgggataaaattgaaaaatacaccataaactaaggaaaacccaaagagggtagCGTAAGATACCCAAACCCTTAAGGATAGATTAAGGGGGAAAGGGGGAGGGGGTTCAaactaaaaataacacaccacaaactaaggaaataCCCAACAAAGCATAACACGTCACTTTCATGCCAAAGTCAAGGTCgaccaccatagaggtctgaaGCCAGTTCCCCATCGAAAGTTGTCTACACTGAGAGCAGTCAGTCCATTttaggctgacatgacaggtacaATGCTcttctgattattttttcaaagtaaaagcttaatcactttgtttctaTGCTGAGACTAGCTGCTTTTtcacagaatgcttttattctgaaatgttcCCAGGATAGTTCTTTAGTCCTTGCATTCAAAAGTTGCTTTGGGTTTTCCCTTCATCCATGCTAAACgttctttttgttttgactCTATGCAAATGATCTAAAAAACATCCAGTTATTACAAACATTAACTCATAAGTGATCTCCATCTCGTTCTCTGCCTTCGACTCTGCCGTTTATTTTCATGCAACATAAGCCTTGTTCCAGTATGTCAAAGAAATACCAGgttgaaaaaaacactaaactaCAG contains the following coding sequences:
- the LOC121503504 gene encoding serine/threonine-protein kinase WNK4-like isoform X1 yields the protein MLPNTGDQSEKRQEDEEGMEGDEEEEDGEDEEERSVLPLLPPMNVTSSRDDPTDRLDAAASFPSNQDLSSDSGEEVTASLTGPKRVSLPWQRKEEEEHDEAETKAVASSPDGRFLKFNIEIGRGSFKTVYRGLDTETTVEVAWCELQTHRLNKAERQRFTEEVEMLKALQHPNIVRFFDSWKATLKGHKCTILVTELMTSGTLKTYLRRFRQMKLKLLQRWSFQILKGLHFLHTRSPPILHRDLKCDNVFITGPSASVKIGDLGLATLKNASFAKSVIGTPEFMAPEMYEEKYDEAVDVYAFGMCILEMATSEYPYSECQNAAQIYRKVTSGIKPDSFSKVKVPELTEIIEGCIRTKSSERFTIQDLLDHRFFQEELGVHVDLAEEDDGKKEALKLWLRMDPNKKLHGKYKDNNAIEFLFELYKDVPEEVAQDMVVLGFLCEADYKLVAKVIRHRVTAIKRQREKIRLQQEEALNRQKETVIGEDSDPNPQQPELSNQKAAVATGNAINKQDLPTKPDTVPAWKQNPSSLTTASSSSSPMDSGISSISSKTDRDEEDDKNSRNSVQSSATCTDIADCEIERAFSPPSVLKKAEAGSALLANPAPTPPIPNPAPVAQEPPWHKTPFSNSRGHSKPPPLPVLRFPRSIAVHQNLEHLHHDSVSGFSSPVDSYASDVTSGLSDCNDGQSDKSTKELTDQEAAKQFKKRARARLKITGVSELQDRVVECQLQTHDSKMVTFKFDLDGDNPEDIASVMIHRDFILPSERQGFIFRMYDIINRAESMINQQQLADSDKSSQQTASTLPENTPVVATKGHARSPSTSSLPDLSDTADINPSPLKSENAYTNSEGSPTVRAQRSQSFHTSSASSYQPPPYPARYPHPDPVLPRSSPLPTLPSYQLPAPPYPPYPLSAQSSSPSPPRVQSNPSLFTTPTAPSAPPPPPPPPPPPPVSPKWPPPDQPVFSLANVLSLAMSMAQSFIPPPGTPNQGFSPNPHPMSPPAVLTPPMSPMLGSKLQSPSPVPFSAPYPSQAPYTPPTPETGSTNIQRGAQAGWTPDIHRPILEHQEQVSAPVSLSPRLSPIEEVRKPPIFTVGRFQVAPSKDIPTVRHQEPRPLSQATPTAHSPPPSIPDQSESSESSTESESGSSMNTVTFAPPLWYHHSPAEQGEEERSRREREEEEKRRRGGRRLSVSSWEGTAGSPGMSGQSWNRSASYNSSDESESENEDMWVELQELRERHLAEVNSLQVNQKREIEELYVRMGKVPPPGIVPPAAMLNHRQRRISKSGTYPPSRKNSLQRLEVPPPSGIMRKSSVSGSSSGSQERAGKGVTFAPEHTCM